The Coffea arabica cultivar ET-39 chromosome 1e, Coffea Arabica ET-39 HiFi, whole genome shotgun sequence genome has a window encoding:
- the LOC113688061 gene encoding uncharacterized protein isoform X1, which produces MSTKLEQSSNYSQSTATSVPASGSKISKFATKSGFLIPKNKISGSLVPFIRGGKKGGGDAANGENNKEGQRKTKWGPDLTQDTAVRKGRALAYQTRVDQIAQQLRLGKLETEENQDLSSPFQTEEHKFSDRQLEAQELELLELERRDATGEILKLNPSYKVPADYKPVLKEAKVPIPIKENAAYNMVGLIFGPANDTQKRLEKETGAKVRVYGTRAVTGEKVEVTTPDGNETCGSYDELHVHVSADTYEKIDAAVALIELLVTPVSTFQGNPASITVTSTATSGDNVNSGAPSQGTPGTNVPAGVASGVAQPSVGSGPAPSPNHFQQYSGPWFPVGAPQTHAFPSSGFAAAPVHLSPSQFNPSSMLPIFGPRPVVTVGFTPVPQNPSLITSGPQQPQVLQRPYISHPPPLSASQPAPIQSNVTSPQLSTNQSAPTGPTQFGSSISISYQPPYAGSSIVPVNTPTSIGAGNMMSMTPATTGLQGHPSMASHPLAVSRAAPPNIFPITQQSALQSAGAAVNHPANVPYFNSSSHFQQGLSLSPLPSAAKVPGPMQSVMPRAVIPNSSPNVVPGSTPLLSPVTSSSTLLHPASGIPNSGPAGAVSFNAINPANMTAPRPQQPSSNDFTFQPHRPHNPALEVAHRPNTQPILLHPNQSAQPYQESQISPVQPGMHMLRLPPANPGFSRPNVGNQMMQPRAQTSVNFPSSPTALLGPPRHAPFPGSNAAPLLQPRNFNLDPPFVNADGIPRAGGPMQIQQNYPPSATRPPSFVAPNQHINSNISFQPAAGLSSRASGVQQVYDPFSPTSVSLNTHLSSNRAKIQKQESDPEYEDLMASVGVK; this is translated from the exons ATGAGCACAAAACTTGAGCAGTCATCCAACTATAGTCAAAGCACTGCAACAAGTGTACCTGCTAGTGGCTCAAAAATCTCCAAGTTTGCAACCAAATCTGGGTTCTTAATACCAAAGAACAAAATATCTGGTTCATTGGTTCCCTTCATCCGAGGTGGTAAAAAGGGAGGCGGTGAtgcagcaaatggagaaaacaATAAGGAGGGGCAAAGGAAAACCAAATGGGGCCCTGATTTGACTCAGGATACTGCTGTTAGAAAAGGAAGAGCCTTAGCATATCAG ACTCGGGTGGACCAAATAGCACAACAGCTGAGACTTGGAAAGTTGGAGACTGAGGAAAACCAAGATTTATCGTCACCATTTCAAACTGAGGAGCACAAATTTTCAGATCGTCAGCTTGAAGCTCAG GAATTGGAGCTATTGGAGCTTGAAAGGCGCGATGCTACTG GTGAAATACTGAAGTTAAATCCGAGCTACAAGGTTCCTGCTGATTATAAACCTGTGCTGAAAGAGGCAAAAGTTCCGATCCCT ATTAAAGAGAATGCTGCATATAATATGGTTGGTTTAATTTTTGGGCCAGCAAATGACACTCAAAAGCGACTGGAAAAG GAAACTGGAGCTAAAGTACGAGTTTATGGAACAAGAGCAGTTACTGGAGAAAAG GTTGAAGTTACTACTCCTGATGGTAATGAAACATGTGGTAGTTATGATGAGTTGCACGTTCATGTATCAGCTGACACATATGAAAAGATTGATGCTGCGGTGGCTCTTATTGAACTGCTAGTCACCCCAGTTTCG ACTTTTCAGGGGAATCCTGCTTCCATTACTGTAACATCAACTGCAACATCTGGTGACAATGTGAATAGTGGTGCTCCGAGTCAAGGCACACCTGGTACTAATGTGCCTGCTGGTGTGGCAAGTGGAGTGGCTCAGCCAAGTGTAGGATCTGGACCAGCACCTTCACCTAATCACTTTCAGCAGTACTCAGGGCCTTGGTTTCCTGTGGGTGCACCTCAGACACATGCCTTTCCATCATCAGGTTTTGCTGCGGCTCCTGTCCATTTGTCTCCATCACAGTTCAATCCCTCAAGTATGCTGCCAATATTTGGTCCTCGGCCAGTTGTCACAGTGGGATTTACTCCGGTTCCCCAGAATCCTTCACTTATTACCTCCGGGCCACAGCAACCACAAGTTCTGCAGAGGCCATACATTTCACATCCGCCACCTTTGTCAGCTTCACAACCTGCACCTATTCAATCAAATGTCACATCACCACAATTATCTACTAACCAGTCAGCACCAACTGGGCCCACCCAGTTTGGGAGTTCAATATCTATTTCTTACCAGCCACCTTATGCTGGATCATCTATAGTACCAGTGAACACTCCAACATCCATTGGAGCTGGAAATATGATGTCAATGACCCCTGCAACAACTGGTCTGCAGGGCCACCCCTCCATGGCTTCTCATCCTTTGGCTGTGTCCAGAGCTGCACCGCCAAATATCTTTCCAATTACCCAGCAATCTGCTTTGCAGTCAGCTGGTGCTGCAGTTAATCATCCCGCAAATGTCCCATACTTCAACTCTAGTTCCCACTTCCAACAGGGGCTTTCACTTTCTCCACTACCTTCAGCAGCAAAAGTACCTGGTCCCATGCAGTCTGTTATGCCACGAGCTGTGATACCTAATTCATCTCCCAATGTGGTACCAGGATCCACCCCTCTTCTTTCACCAGTGACATCTTCATCAACACTACTACATCCAGCTTCAGGAATTCCTAATTCTGGTCCTGCTGGTGCTGTCAGTTTTAATGCCATTAACCCTGCAAATATGACTGCTCCCAGACCACAGCAACCCAGCTCAAATGATTTTACTTTTCAGCCTCACCGGCCACACAATCCAGCCCTTGAAGTTGCTCATAGACCAAATACTCAACCTATACTTTTACATCCAAATCAATCAGCACAGCCATATCAGGAATCTCAGATTTCACCTGTTCAGCCAGGAATGCACATGTTGAGACTACCACCTGCAAATCCAGGGTTTTCTAGGCCTAATGTTGGCAATCAAATGATGCAGCCTAGAGCTCAAACGTCTGTTAACTTTCCCAGTAGTCCAACAGCGCTTCTGGGTCCACCTAGGCATGCACCATTTCCAGGTTCGAATGCTGCTCCTCTACTGCAACCAAGAAACTTCAATTTAGATCCCCCATTCGTCAATGCAGATGGAATTCCTCGAGCAGGGGGCCCAATGCAAATTCAGCAAAACTACCCTCCATCGGCAACTAGGCCGCCAAGTTTTGTTGCTCCAAATCAACATATTAACAGTAATATTTCCTTTCAACCTGCTGCTGGGCTATCTTCTAGAGCTTCTGGAGTACAGCAAGTGTATGATCCCTTCTCGCCAACATCTGTTTCTCTTAATACTCATTTAAGCAGTAACAGAGCAAAGATTCAGAAACAGGAGAGTGATCCAGAGTACGAAGACCTGATGGCCTCAGTCGGTGTAAAGTAA
- the LOC113688061 gene encoding uncharacterized protein isoform X2, whose product MSTKLEQSSNYSQSTATSVPASGSKISKFATKSGFLIPKNKISGSLVPFIRGGKKGGGDAANGENNKEGQRKTKWGPDLTQDTAVRKGRALAYQTRVDQIAQQLRLGKLETEENQDLSSPFQTEEHKFSDRQLEAQELELLELERRDATGEILKLNPSYKVPADYKPVLKEAKVPIPIKENAAYNMVGLIFGPANDTQKRLEKETGAKVRVYGTRAVTGEKVEVTTPDGNETCGSYDELHVHVSADTYEKIDAAVALIELLVTPVSGNPASITVTSTATSGDNVNSGAPSQGTPGTNVPAGVASGVAQPSVGSGPAPSPNHFQQYSGPWFPVGAPQTHAFPSSGFAAAPVHLSPSQFNPSSMLPIFGPRPVVTVGFTPVPQNPSLITSGPQQPQVLQRPYISHPPPLSASQPAPIQSNVTSPQLSTNQSAPTGPTQFGSSISISYQPPYAGSSIVPVNTPTSIGAGNMMSMTPATTGLQGHPSMASHPLAVSRAAPPNIFPITQQSALQSAGAAVNHPANVPYFNSSSHFQQGLSLSPLPSAAKVPGPMQSVMPRAVIPNSSPNVVPGSTPLLSPVTSSSTLLHPASGIPNSGPAGAVSFNAINPANMTAPRPQQPSSNDFTFQPHRPHNPALEVAHRPNTQPILLHPNQSAQPYQESQISPVQPGMHMLRLPPANPGFSRPNVGNQMMQPRAQTSVNFPSSPTALLGPPRHAPFPGSNAAPLLQPRNFNLDPPFVNADGIPRAGGPMQIQQNYPPSATRPPSFVAPNQHINSNISFQPAAGLSSRASGVQQVYDPFSPTSVSLNTHLSSNRAKIQKQESDPEYEDLMASVGVK is encoded by the exons ATGAGCACAAAACTTGAGCAGTCATCCAACTATAGTCAAAGCACTGCAACAAGTGTACCTGCTAGTGGCTCAAAAATCTCCAAGTTTGCAACCAAATCTGGGTTCTTAATACCAAAGAACAAAATATCTGGTTCATTGGTTCCCTTCATCCGAGGTGGTAAAAAGGGAGGCGGTGAtgcagcaaatggagaaaacaATAAGGAGGGGCAAAGGAAAACCAAATGGGGCCCTGATTTGACTCAGGATACTGCTGTTAGAAAAGGAAGAGCCTTAGCATATCAG ACTCGGGTGGACCAAATAGCACAACAGCTGAGACTTGGAAAGTTGGAGACTGAGGAAAACCAAGATTTATCGTCACCATTTCAAACTGAGGAGCACAAATTTTCAGATCGTCAGCTTGAAGCTCAG GAATTGGAGCTATTGGAGCTTGAAAGGCGCGATGCTACTG GTGAAATACTGAAGTTAAATCCGAGCTACAAGGTTCCTGCTGATTATAAACCTGTGCTGAAAGAGGCAAAAGTTCCGATCCCT ATTAAAGAGAATGCTGCATATAATATGGTTGGTTTAATTTTTGGGCCAGCAAATGACACTCAAAAGCGACTGGAAAAG GAAACTGGAGCTAAAGTACGAGTTTATGGAACAAGAGCAGTTACTGGAGAAAAG GTTGAAGTTACTACTCCTGATGGTAATGAAACATGTGGTAGTTATGATGAGTTGCACGTTCATGTATCAGCTGACACATATGAAAAGATTGATGCTGCGGTGGCTCTTATTGAACTGCTAGTCACCCCAGTTTCG GGGAATCCTGCTTCCATTACTGTAACATCAACTGCAACATCTGGTGACAATGTGAATAGTGGTGCTCCGAGTCAAGGCACACCTGGTACTAATGTGCCTGCTGGTGTGGCAAGTGGAGTGGCTCAGCCAAGTGTAGGATCTGGACCAGCACCTTCACCTAATCACTTTCAGCAGTACTCAGGGCCTTGGTTTCCTGTGGGTGCACCTCAGACACATGCCTTTCCATCATCAGGTTTTGCTGCGGCTCCTGTCCATTTGTCTCCATCACAGTTCAATCCCTCAAGTATGCTGCCAATATTTGGTCCTCGGCCAGTTGTCACAGTGGGATTTACTCCGGTTCCCCAGAATCCTTCACTTATTACCTCCGGGCCACAGCAACCACAAGTTCTGCAGAGGCCATACATTTCACATCCGCCACCTTTGTCAGCTTCACAACCTGCACCTATTCAATCAAATGTCACATCACCACAATTATCTACTAACCAGTCAGCACCAACTGGGCCCACCCAGTTTGGGAGTTCAATATCTATTTCTTACCAGCCACCTTATGCTGGATCATCTATAGTACCAGTGAACACTCCAACATCCATTGGAGCTGGAAATATGATGTCAATGACCCCTGCAACAACTGGTCTGCAGGGCCACCCCTCCATGGCTTCTCATCCTTTGGCTGTGTCCAGAGCTGCACCGCCAAATATCTTTCCAATTACCCAGCAATCTGCTTTGCAGTCAGCTGGTGCTGCAGTTAATCATCCCGCAAATGTCCCATACTTCAACTCTAGTTCCCACTTCCAACAGGGGCTTTCACTTTCTCCACTACCTTCAGCAGCAAAAGTACCTGGTCCCATGCAGTCTGTTATGCCACGAGCTGTGATACCTAATTCATCTCCCAATGTGGTACCAGGATCCACCCCTCTTCTTTCACCAGTGACATCTTCATCAACACTACTACATCCAGCTTCAGGAATTCCTAATTCTGGTCCTGCTGGTGCTGTCAGTTTTAATGCCATTAACCCTGCAAATATGACTGCTCCCAGACCACAGCAACCCAGCTCAAATGATTTTACTTTTCAGCCTCACCGGCCACACAATCCAGCCCTTGAAGTTGCTCATAGACCAAATACTCAACCTATACTTTTACATCCAAATCAATCAGCACAGCCATATCAGGAATCTCAGATTTCACCTGTTCAGCCAGGAATGCACATGTTGAGACTACCACCTGCAAATCCAGGGTTTTCTAGGCCTAATGTTGGCAATCAAATGATGCAGCCTAGAGCTCAAACGTCTGTTAACTTTCCCAGTAGTCCAACAGCGCTTCTGGGTCCACCTAGGCATGCACCATTTCCAGGTTCGAATGCTGCTCCTCTACTGCAACCAAGAAACTTCAATTTAGATCCCCCATTCGTCAATGCAGATGGAATTCCTCGAGCAGGGGGCCCAATGCAAATTCAGCAAAACTACCCTCCATCGGCAACTAGGCCGCCAAGTTTTGTTGCTCCAAATCAACATATTAACAGTAATATTTCCTTTCAACCTGCTGCTGGGCTATCTTCTAGAGCTTCTGGAGTACAGCAAGTGTATGATCCCTTCTCGCCAACATCTGTTTCTCTTAATACTCATTTAAGCAGTAACAGAGCAAAGATTCAGAAACAGGAGAGTGATCCAGAGTACGAAGACCTGATGGCCTCAGTCGGTGTAAAGTAA